One window of Mesorhizobium sp. WSM4904 genomic DNA carries:
- the fabI gene encoding enoyl-ACP reductase FabI, with product MAGGQGLMAGKRGLILGVANNRSIAFGIAKACVDHGAEIALTYQGEAFKKRVEPLAAELNAHVAGHCDVTDPESLDAVFADIAKHWGKLDFLVHAIAFSDKDELTGRYVETTRDNFLRTMDISVFSFTTIAKRAEPLMAEGGSLLTLTYYGAEKVMPHYNVMGVAKAALEASVRYLAVDLGAKKIRVNAISAGPIKTLAASGIGDFRYILKWNEYNAPLKQTVTQEEVGDSGVYFLSDLSRGVTGEVHHVDSGYHVVGMKAVDAPDISTVKD from the coding sequence ATGGCGGGTGGACAGGGCCTGATGGCCGGTAAGCGAGGCCTTATTCTCGGCGTCGCGAACAATCGGTCGATCGCTTTCGGCATCGCCAAGGCTTGCGTCGATCACGGTGCCGAGATCGCGCTGACCTATCAGGGCGAGGCGTTCAAGAAGCGCGTCGAGCCGCTGGCGGCGGAACTCAACGCGCATGTCGCCGGTCATTGCGACGTGACCGATCCGGAAAGCCTCGACGCAGTCTTTGCCGACATCGCCAAGCACTGGGGCAAGCTCGACTTCCTCGTCCATGCGATCGCCTTCTCGGACAAGGACGAGCTCACCGGCCGCTATGTCGAGACGACGCGCGACAATTTCCTGCGCACCATGGACATTTCGGTATTCTCCTTCACCACCATCGCCAAGCGCGCCGAGCCGCTGATGGCGGAAGGCGGCTCGCTGCTGACGCTGACCTATTACGGCGCCGAGAAGGTGATGCCGCACTACAACGTCATGGGCGTCGCCAAGGCGGCGCTCGAAGCAAGCGTCCGCTATCTCGCCGTCGACCTCGGCGCCAAGAAGATCCGCGTCAACGCGATCTCGGCCGGCCCGATCAAGACGCTCGCCGCCTCCGGCATTGGCGATTTCCGCTACATTCTCAAGTGGAACGAGTACAATGCGCCGCTGAAGCAGACGGTGACGCAGGAAGAGGTCGGCGATTCCGGCGTCTATTTCCTGTCGGACCTGTCGCGCGGCGTGACCGGAGAGGTCCATCACGTCGATTCGGGCTACCACGTCGTCGGCATGAAGGCGGTCGACGCGCCGGATATCTCGACCGTCAAGGACTGA
- a CDS encoding J domain-containing protein, whose translation MRDPYEVLGVARNASAKEIKSAYRKLAKQHHPDQNPNDPKAKERFAAANQAYEIVGDEKTRAAYDRGEIDADGKPRFQGFEGAAGGGDPFAGFRRQQGPGGAHFEFRTGRPGGDPFDGNSDIFSQIFGDAFSGARGAGRGDRRQPVQAADLNVTLDITVEEAATAEKVTAMFPDGRKMAVKLPTYVEEGQTIRLKGQGEQGPGQPGDALVKIHIRRHPRYRIEGRDLHVDLPVDLADAVLGAKVAVETPTGKLAVNVPAWSSSDKVLRLKGRGLPEKAGGHGDLYAHVRLMLPEGGDADLEALMRNRKG comes from the coding sequence ATGCGCGACCCCTATGAGGTGCTGGGCGTTGCCAGGAACGCATCGGCCAAGGAAATAAAATCGGCGTACCGCAAGCTCGCCAAGCAGCATCATCCGGACCAGAATCCGAATGATCCGAAGGCGAAGGAGCGTTTTGCCGCCGCCAACCAAGCCTACGAGATCGTCGGCGACGAGAAGACGCGCGCCGCTTACGATCGCGGTGAGATCGACGCCGACGGCAAGCCGAGGTTCCAGGGCTTCGAGGGCGCGGCCGGCGGTGGCGATCCGTTCGCCGGGTTCCGTCGCCAGCAGGGTCCCGGCGGCGCGCATTTCGAATTCCGCACCGGCCGTCCGGGCGGCGATCCGTTCGACGGCAACAGCGACATTTTCAGCCAGATCTTCGGCGATGCCTTTTCGGGCGCGCGCGGTGCTGGCCGTGGCGACCGTCGCCAGCCGGTTCAGGCGGCTGACCTGAACGTCACGCTGGACATCACCGTCGAGGAGGCCGCCACCGCCGAGAAGGTGACGGCGATGTTCCCCGACGGGCGCAAGATGGCGGTCAAGCTTCCAACTTACGTCGAGGAAGGCCAGACCATCCGCCTCAAAGGCCAGGGCGAGCAAGGGCCCGGGCAGCCGGGCGACGCGCTGGTCAAGATCCACATCCGCCGCCATCCGCGCTATCGCATCGAGGGCCGCGACCTGCATGTCGACCTGCCAGTCGATCTGGCCGACGCGGTGCTCGGCGCCAAGGTGGCGGTCGAGACGCCGACCGGCAAACTCGCGGTCAACGTTCCGGCATGGTCGAGCTCGGACAAAGTATTGCGCCTGAAGGGCAGGGGTTTGCCGGAAAAAGCCGGTGGCCACGGCGACCTTTATGCGCATGTGCGGCTGATGCTGCCGGAGGGCGGAGATGCCGATCTCGAAGCCCTGATGCGCAACCGAAAAGGCTGA
- a CDS encoding RT0821/Lpp0805 family surface protein produces the protein MSRIAQAFDSGQWSVIASASAKAALLILALPLTACGAGGFSLEKAEVDRSIITSSAPSAPAQPATSDNDSDQTTIGNAVSSADIQELGGQAVPWANAGTGSRGAITELVELKDGGLNCRRFTATRESFDGVALYKGELCMAGAGGWRMQEFKAL, from the coding sequence TTGTCGCGTATCGCGCAAGCTTTTGACAGCGGGCAATGGAGCGTTATTGCTTCGGCCAGTGCCAAGGCTGCGCTGCTGATATTGGCGCTTCCACTCACGGCCTGTGGTGCCGGCGGCTTCAGCCTCGAGAAGGCCGAGGTCGACCGCTCGATCATCACCTCCAGCGCCCCTTCCGCGCCTGCCCAGCCGGCAACCAGCGACAACGATTCGGACCAGACCACGATCGGCAATGCGGTCTCCTCCGCCGACATCCAGGAGCTCGGCGGCCAGGCCGTGCCATGGGCCAATGCCGGCACCGGTTCGCGCGGTGCGATCACCGAACTGGTGGAGCTCAAGGATGGCGGCCTCAACTGCCGCCGCTTCACGGCCACGCGGGAGAGTTTCGACGGCGTCGCCCTGTACAAAGGCGAGCTCTGCATGGCCGGCGCCGGCGGCTGGCGCATGCAGGAGTTCAAGGCGCTCTGA
- the pdxH gene encoding pyridoxamine 5'-phosphate oxidase has translation MNETELTSSDFTDAAEPFRLFAAWLEDATKSEINDPNGVALATVDADGMPDVRMVLLKGFDEKGFVFYTNFESAKGREILGNMKAAMCFHWKSLRRQVRVRGPVEIVSDAEADAYYATRPRGSRIGAWASKQSRPLESRFALEKAVAEYTARYAIGDIPRPKHWSGFRILPQTIEFWHDRPFRLHDRVVFSRNAQGGWDKTRLYP, from the coding sequence ATGAACGAAACCGAGTTAACAAGCAGTGACTTCACCGATGCGGCGGAGCCGTTCCGGCTTTTTGCCGCATGGCTGGAAGACGCCACCAAAAGCGAGATCAACGATCCCAACGGCGTTGCGCTGGCGACCGTCGATGCCGACGGCATGCCGGATGTGCGGATGGTGCTGCTCAAGGGGTTCGACGAAAAGGGATTTGTCTTCTACACGAATTTCGAGAGCGCCAAGGGCCGCGAGATTCTCGGCAACATGAAGGCGGCGATGTGCTTCCACTGGAAATCGCTGCGCCGTCAGGTGCGCGTGCGTGGGCCGGTGGAGATCGTCAGCGACGCCGAGGCCGACGCCTATTATGCGACGCGGCCGCGCGGCAGCCGCATCGGCGCCTGGGCCTCCAAACAGTCGCGGCCGCTGGAAAGCCGCTTCGCGTTGGAGAAGGCCGTGGCCGAATACACGGCGCGCTACGCGATCGGCGACATCCCCAGGCCGAAACACTGGTCCGGCTTCCGCATCCTGCCGCAGACGATCGAGTTCTGGCACGACCGTCCGTTCCGGCTGCATGACCGTGTCGTCTTTTCGCGCAATGCCCAGGGCGGCTGGGACAAGACCAGGCTTTATCCCTGA
- a CDS encoding LysE family translocator: MSLFLAFLGVSFIVLATPGPDTAITIRNTLLGGRMAGVFTALGISSGQTIWALATSAGIVALLVASEPLFLAVKYAGAAYLVYLGFKALQEALRPSHGQDMATVARPARRLTAASAYRQGLISDLGNPKMAVFFASLLPQFVPPGGESFSALLGLGAVFAVMTFTWLALYATVVAKAGDFLRRPSIRRAIEGVTGMVLIGLGIRIATEHR; encoded by the coding sequence ATGAGCCTGTTCCTGGCCTTTCTCGGTGTCTCGTTCATCGTGCTTGCCACGCCTGGACCCGACACCGCCATCACCATTCGCAACACGCTGCTTGGCGGGCGCATGGCGGGCGTGTTCACCGCGCTCGGCATCTCCAGCGGCCAGACGATCTGGGCGTTGGCCACCAGCGCAGGCATCGTCGCGCTGCTCGTGGCATCGGAGCCGCTGTTTCTTGCCGTCAAATATGCGGGCGCCGCCTATCTCGTCTATCTCGGCTTCAAGGCGCTGCAGGAAGCGCTGCGGCCGTCCCACGGGCAGGACATGGCGACCGTCGCCAGGCCGGCGCGGCGGCTGACGGCGGCAAGCGCCTATCGCCAGGGGCTGATCAGCGACCTCGGCAATCCGAAAATGGCGGTGTTCTTCGCGAGCCTGCTGCCGCAGTTCGTGCCGCCCGGCGGAGAAAGTTTCTCGGCGCTGCTCGGCCTCGGCGCGGTCTTCGCCGTCATGACCTTCACCTGGCTCGCGCTCTACGCGACCGTGGTCGCCAAAGCAGGGGATTTCCTGCGCCGCCCGTCGATCCGCCGCGCCATCGAGGGCGTGACCGGGATGGTGCTGATCGGCCTCGGCATCCGCATCGCGACCGAGCACCGGTAA
- a CDS encoding crotonase/enoyl-CoA hydratase family protein — translation MTDHILIERRGAVQIIRMNRPDKKNALTRAMYAKMSAALAEGDADPAVRVHVFLGVPGAFSSGNDLADFLVIATGGEGGNEVWDFLMALAKTEKPMVSGVDGIAVGIGTTLNLHCDLTFATPRTLFRTPFVDLGLVPEAGSSLLAPRILGRQGAFALLGLGEGFSAERARAAGLIYDMVAEDALEGAVLAAAAEIAAKPPQALKIARDLMRGSREELVARIEIESEHFRERLTSDEARAALTAFMTRKK, via the coding sequence GTGACCGACCATATCCTCATCGAGCGCCGGGGCGCCGTGCAGATCATCCGCATGAACCGGCCGGACAAGAAGAACGCGCTGACGCGCGCCATGTACGCGAAGATGTCGGCTGCCCTTGCCGAGGGCGACGCCGATCCGGCGGTTCGCGTGCACGTCTTCCTCGGCGTGCCCGGCGCCTTTTCCTCCGGCAACGATCTTGCCGACTTCCTGGTGATCGCCACGGGCGGGGAGGGCGGCAACGAGGTATGGGATTTCCTGATGGCGCTGGCCAAGACGGAGAAGCCGATGGTGTCGGGCGTCGACGGCATCGCCGTAGGCATCGGCACTACGCTCAACCTGCATTGCGACCTGACCTTCGCCACGCCGCGCACGCTCTTCCGCACGCCCTTCGTCGATCTCGGCCTGGTGCCGGAGGCGGGTTCCAGCCTGCTCGCGCCGCGGATCCTCGGCCGGCAGGGCGCCTTCGCGCTGCTCGGTCTCGGCGAAGGCTTTTCGGCCGAGCGCGCCAGGGCCGCCGGCTTGATCTACGACATGGTCGCGGAAGACGCGCTCGAGGGCGCGGTGCTGGCCGCGGCAGCCGAGATTGCCGCCAAGCCGCCGCAGGCGCTGAAGATCGCCCGCGACCTGATGCGCGGCTCCCGCGAGGAACTCGTCGCCCGCATCGAGATCGAAAGCGAGCATTTCCGCGAGCGGTTGACGTCGGACGAAGCGCGCGCCGCGCTGACGGCTTTCATGACCCGCAAGAAATAG
- a CDS encoding acyl-CoA dehydrogenase: MYRAPVEDIAFTLKHVAGLKPALDAGTFGDLGEDLVDAILAEAGRFAGEEVAPLYKIGDEHGAVLKDAAVTTPPGWKELYRRWIDGGWNALSGPEEFGGQGLPTMLAVAALEMWNSAAMAFGIGPTLTMGAVEALDKHASETLKAKYLAKLVSGEWMGTMNLTEPQAGSDLAALRTRAEPAGDGTYRIFGQKIFITYGEHDFTDNIVHLVLARLPDAPAGTRGISLFLVPKFLVDDDGSLGARNDVFCSGLEHKLGIHASPTCTMIYGDGFQGTTPGAIGWLIGEENKGLACMFTMMNNARLAVGMQGVAVAETATQKAIAYANERRQGRASDYSGSGMAPIVHHPDVQRNLLTMRALTQIARAISYSCAHAIDRARVSEGEAAANWRDRANLLTPLAKAFSTDVGVEVASLGLQVHGGMGFIEETGAAALYRDARIAPIYEGTNGIQAIDLVSRKLPLGGGEHVHRYIGELKAVADGVRTSNIAGFGHTADNLDRALADLDEATRFLQKLMDDGKADAAMAGATPYLRLISLAAGGAYLAQGGLADRGRIALCRFFAENLLGETRALKERVVDGAESLAAAAQALISA; encoded by the coding sequence ATGTATCGCGCGCCGGTCGAAGACATCGCCTTCACGCTGAAGCATGTGGCCGGGCTGAAGCCTGCGCTGGATGCCGGCACCTTCGGCGATCTCGGCGAAGACCTGGTCGACGCGATCCTGGCCGAGGCCGGCCGTTTCGCCGGCGAGGAGGTCGCGCCGCTCTACAAGATCGGCGACGAGCATGGCGCGGTGCTCAAGGACGCCGCAGTCACCACGCCGCCCGGCTGGAAGGAGCTTTACCGGCGTTGGATCGACGGCGGCTGGAACGCGCTGTCGGGGCCGGAGGAATTCGGCGGCCAGGGCCTGCCCACCATGCTTGCCGTAGCCGCGCTCGAAATGTGGAATTCGGCCGCCATGGCCTTCGGCATCGGCCCGACGCTCACCATGGGCGCGGTCGAGGCGCTGGACAAGCATGCCTCCGAAACGCTGAAGGCAAAATATCTTGCCAAGCTCGTCTCCGGCGAGTGGATGGGCACGATGAACCTGACAGAGCCGCAGGCGGGTTCCGACCTCGCGGCGCTGCGCACGCGTGCCGAGCCCGCCGGCGACGGTACCTACCGCATCTTCGGCCAGAAGATTTTCATCACCTATGGCGAGCACGATTTCACCGACAACATCGTGCATCTGGTGCTGGCGCGGCTGCCCGACGCACCAGCCGGCACGCGCGGCATCTCGCTGTTCCTGGTGCCGAAATTCCTGGTCGACGACGACGGCTCGCTCGGCGCCCGCAACGACGTCTTCTGTTCTGGCCTCGAGCACAAGCTCGGCATCCATGCCTCGCCGACCTGCACCATGATTTACGGCGACGGCTTTCAGGGCACGACGCCAGGCGCCATCGGCTGGCTGATCGGCGAAGAGAACAAGGGTCTCGCCTGCATGTTCACGATGATGAACAATGCCCGCCTTGCCGTCGGCATGCAGGGCGTGGCCGTTGCCGAGACCGCGACGCAGAAGGCAATCGCCTATGCCAATGAGCGCCGCCAAGGCAGGGCGTCGGACTATTCCGGATCCGGCATGGCCCCGATCGTCCATCACCCGGACGTGCAGCGCAATCTCTTGACCATGCGGGCGCTGACCCAGATCGCGCGCGCCATCAGCTATTCCTGCGCGCACGCCATCGACCGCGCGCGCGTCAGCGAAGGCGAGGCCGCCGCCAATTGGCGCGACCGCGCCAACCTTTTGACGCCGCTAGCCAAAGCCTTTTCGACCGATGTCGGCGTCGAGGTCGCTTCGCTTGGGCTGCAGGTGCATGGCGGCATGGGCTTCATCGAGGAGACCGGCGCGGCAGCGCTTTATCGCGACGCCCGCATCGCGCCGATCTACGAAGGCACCAACGGCATCCAGGCGATCGACCTCGTCTCGCGAAAACTGCCGCTCGGCGGTGGCGAGCATGTACATCGCTACATCGGCGAGTTGAAAGCGGTGGCCGATGGCGTGCGTACGTCCAACATTGCGGGCTTCGGCCACACCGCAGACAATCTCGACCGCGCGCTTGCCGATCTCGACGAGGCGACGCGCTTCCTGCAAAAACTGATGGACGACGGCAAGGCCGATGCCGCCATGGCCGGCGCCACGCCCTATCTGCGCCTGATCTCGCTCGCCGCCGGCGGCGCCTATCTGGCGCAAGGTGGGCTGGCCGACCGCGGCCGCATCGCGCTCTGCCGTTTCTTCGCCGAAAACCTGCTCGGCGAAACGCGCGCACTGAAGGAGCGCGTCGTCGACGGCGCCGAGAGCCTTGCTGCAGCCGCCCAGGCGCTGATCTCCGCTTGA
- a CDS encoding glycoside hydrolase family 25 protein — protein MVLGTAAKASDFSEPWKHADRALVIDAYEYNSIDWAELATDKRIVGFINKASDGLPPPYFCFGGETDVKLCKALWKRYAVTRELFQTRKVVAKALGLKWGAYHLARPGNPVEQANNFVDFAEPAPDDLIALDIEGIDSTQWMSLEDAEEFVRQVHRRLGRFPVLYSNGRTAQYIADNRYTYRLLSRLPLWYARYKPDIDVHFPMGNWQGYALWQFSAKANCGRSSCPYRVPGTPNDIDVNVAPMKADELRQQWAFGGLIDVPPDYLASIPVPITREAGLAGKVTITYADVATPPTFEELVAVLGARWEKFRDGFRMPVVKTVPQRPSFGIVQYVAWMRAARRTPEQLDAAFAAADPVNTASTALDHRRQ, from the coding sequence ATGGTGCTGGGCACGGCGGCAAAGGCCTCGGATTTCTCCGAGCCCTGGAAGCATGCCGACCGCGCGCTGGTCATCGACGCCTACGAATACAATTCCATCGACTGGGCCGAGCTTGCCACCGACAAGCGCATCGTCGGTTTCATCAACAAGGCCTCCGACGGGCTGCCGCCGCCCTATTTCTGCTTCGGCGGCGAGACCGACGTCAAACTCTGCAAGGCGTTGTGGAAGCGCTACGCCGTGACGCGCGAGCTTTTTCAGACTCGCAAGGTGGTGGCCAAGGCACTCGGCCTGAAATGGGGCGCCTATCACCTCGCCCGTCCCGGCAATCCGGTCGAGCAGGCCAACAATTTCGTCGATTTCGCCGAGCCGGCGCCGGACGACCTTATAGCCCTCGACATCGAGGGCATCGATTCGACGCAATGGATGTCGCTCGAGGACGCGGAAGAATTCGTGCGCCAGGTGCACCGACGCCTCGGCCGCTTCCCGGTGCTCTACTCGAACGGCAGGACCGCCCAGTATATCGCCGACAACCGTTATACCTACCGGCTGCTGTCCAGGTTGCCGCTCTGGTACGCGCGCTACAAGCCGGACATCGACGTGCATTTCCCGATGGGCAACTGGCAAGGCTACGCGCTCTGGCAGTTCTCGGCGAAGGCCAATTGCGGTCGCTCCAGCTGCCCCTATCGCGTGCCGGGCACGCCCAACGACATCGATGTAAACGTCGCGCCGATGAAAGCCGATGAATTGCGCCAGCAGTGGGCCTTCGGCGGTCTGATCGACGTGCCGCCCGATTACCTCGCCTCGATCCCGGTGCCGATAACGCGCGAAGCGGGCCTCGCAGGCAAGGTTACCATCACCTACGCCGATGTGGCGACGCCGCCGACCTTCGAGGAACTGGTGGCGGTGCTTGGCGCGCGCTGGGAGAAATTCCGCGACGGGTTCCGCATGCCGGTGGTGAAGACCGTGCCGCAGCGCCCGAGCTTCGGCATCGTCCAATATGTCGCCTGGATGCGGGCCGCACGGCGCACGCCTGAACAGCTCGACGCCGCCTTCGCCGCAGCCGACCCCGTCAACACCGCATCGACGGCGCTCGACCACCGCAGGCAGTAG
- a CDS encoding AraC family transcriptional regulator: MRTISLPRGRQRLHAMPTSTGYEVREDETYDWDGRKRGQTPFTVLQHTISGTGQLRYESRNYRLQANDTLLVLVPHNHRYWLARGDRWEYFWISMNGEEALRIHKSILSVSGPVLRLQPATVDHLADCSLRLIKGAASPGAASAIAYEAAMALYDDVFGSHSFAEKQSAMQPVIDHINANLDKPLPVAELVGISGLSRAHFSRCFAESEGLPPAEFVLQQRLQRAAKLLTKADFLPVKEVAVLCGFEDANYFSKVFRHCYGITPTQFRTTGMYASLGNHR, encoded by the coding sequence ATGCGGACGATCTCGCTGCCGCGCGGACGCCAGCGCCTGCATGCCATGCCGACCAGCACCGGCTACGAGGTGCGCGAGGACGAGACCTACGATTGGGACGGGCGCAAGCGCGGCCAGACCCCGTTCACGGTGCTCCAGCATACGATCAGCGGCACCGGGCAGCTGCGCTACGAGAGCCGCAACTACCGACTGCAGGCGAACGACACGCTGCTGGTGCTGGTGCCGCACAACCATCGCTACTGGCTGGCCAGAGGCGACCGCTGGGAATATTTCTGGATATCGATGAACGGCGAGGAGGCGCTGCGCATCCACAAATCGATCCTCAGCGTCTCAGGCCCCGTCCTCCGGCTGCAGCCGGCGACTGTCGATCACCTCGCCGATTGCAGCCTGCGCCTCATCAAGGGCGCCGCCTCGCCGGGCGCGGCGTCGGCGATCGCCTATGAGGCGGCGATGGCGCTCTATGACGATGTCTTCGGCTCGCACTCCTTCGCCGAGAAGCAGAGCGCGATGCAGCCGGTGATCGATCACATCAACGCCAATCTCGACAAGCCGCTGCCGGTGGCGGAGCTGGTCGGGATCAGCGGCCTCAGCCGCGCCCATTTCTCGCGTTGCTTCGCCGAGAGCGAAGGATTGCCGCCCGCCGAATTCGTCCTGCAGCAAAGGCTGCAGCGCGCCGCCAAACTGCTGACCAAAGCGGATTTCCTGCCGGTCAAGGAGGTCGCCGTGCTGTGCGGCTTCGAGGATGCGAATTACTTCTCCAAAGTCTTTCGCCACTGCTACGGCATCACGCCGACGCAGTTCCGCACCACCGGCATGTATGCCAGCCTGGGCAATCATCGCTGA
- a CDS encoding alpha-glucosidase/alpha-galactosidase, translating into MSFKIAIIGAGSVGFTKKLFTDILCVPEFKDIEFALTDISEHNLGMIKAILDRIVEANKLPTKVTATTDRRKALEGARYVISCVRVGGLEAYADDIRIPLKYGIDQCVGDTICAGGILYGQRNIPVILDFCKDIREVADTGAKFLNYANPMAMNTWAAIEYGKVDTVGLCHGVQHGAEQIAEVLGAKSPGELDYVCSGINHQTWFIELRLNGRPIGKDELVAAFEAHPVYSKQEKLRIDVLKRFGVYSTESNGHLSEYLPWYRKRPDEITRWIDMSDWIHGETGGYLRYSTETRNWFETEYPQFLEAASKPIDPAKRSNEHASHILEALETNRVYRGHFNVKNNGVIANLPQDAIIESPGFVDRFGINMAAGITLPEACAATCMASINVQRMSVHAAIAGDIDLLKLAVLHDPLVGAVSTPEEVWQMVDEMVVAEAAWLPQYAHAVPAAKERLAKSKVKTREWAGAARRSVRSIEELRAEKAALKQAG; encoded by the coding sequence ATGAGCTTCAAAATCGCTATTATCGGCGCCGGCAGCGTCGGATTCACCAAGAAGCTGTTCACCGACATTCTGTGCGTGCCCGAATTCAAGGACATCGAATTCGCGCTGACCGACATCAGCGAGCACAATCTCGGGATGATCAAGGCGATCCTCGACCGGATCGTCGAGGCGAACAAACTGCCGACCAAGGTGACGGCGACGACCGACCGCCGCAAGGCGCTGGAGGGCGCGCGCTACGTCATCAGCTGCGTGCGCGTCGGCGGCCTCGAGGCCTATGCCGACGACATCCGCATTCCGCTGAAATATGGCATCGACCAGTGCGTCGGCGACACGATCTGCGCCGGCGGCATCCTCTATGGCCAGCGCAACATCCCGGTGATCCTCGATTTCTGCAAGGACATCCGCGAGGTCGCCGACACCGGTGCCAAGTTCCTCAACTACGCCAACCCGATGGCGATGAACACCTGGGCCGCGATCGAATACGGCAAGGTCGACACGGTCGGTCTCTGCCATGGCGTGCAGCACGGCGCCGAGCAGATCGCCGAGGTCCTCGGCGCGAAATCGCCCGGGGAACTCGACTATGTCTGTTCGGGCATCAACCACCAGACCTGGTTCATCGAACTGCGGCTGAACGGCCGGCCGATCGGCAAGGACGAGCTGGTCGCCGCCTTCGAGGCGCATCCGGTCTATTCGAAGCAGGAAAAGCTGCGCATCGACGTGTTGAAGCGCTTCGGCGTCTATTCGACCGAAAGCAACGGCCATCTGTCGGAATATCTGCCCTGGTACCGCAAGCGCCCCGACGAGATCACGCGCTGGATCGACATGTCGGACTGGATCCACGGCGAGACCGGCGGCTACCTTCGCTACTCGACCGAGACCCGCAATTGGTTCGAGACGGAATATCCGCAGTTCCTCGAAGCGGCGTCGAAGCCGATCGACCCCGCAAAACGCTCCAACGAACATGCCAGCCACATTCTGGAGGCGCTGGAGACCAACCGCGTCTATCGCGGCCATTTCAACGTCAAGAACAACGGCGTGATCGCCAACCTGCCGCAGGATGCCATCATCGAATCGCCCGGCTTCGTCGACCGCTTCGGCATCAACATGGCCGCCGGCATCACGCTGCCCGAAGCCTGCGCCGCCACCTGCATGGCTTCGATCAACGTCCAGCGCATGTCGGTGCATGCGGCGATCGCCGGCGACATCGACCTACTGAAGCTCGCGGTGCTGCACGACCCGCTGGTCGGCGCGGTGTCGACGCCGGAGGAGGTCTGGCAGATGGTCGACGAGATGGTCGTCGCCGAAGCCGCCTGGCTGCCGCAATACGCGCATGCCGTTCCGGCGGCGAAGGAGCGGCTTGCGAAATCGAAGGTCAAGACCCGCGAATGGGCGGGTGCGGCGCGGCGAAGCGTGCGCTCGATCGAGGAACTGCGCGCCGAAAAGGCGGCGCTGAAACAGGCCGGCTGA